One segment of Candidatus Delongbacteria bacterium DNA contains the following:
- a CDS encoding secondary thiamine-phosphate synthase enzyme YjbQ — MKSHRQELSFTTPSRRAFLNITPQVLQALAASGIREGLLLVNAMHITASVFINDDEPGLHQDYERWLEQLAPHEPVGRYAHNRTGEDNGDAHLKRQVMGREVVVAVTGGRLDFGPWEQIFYGEFDGRRPKRVLIKIIGE; from the coding sequence GTGAAGAGCCACCGCCAGGAACTGAGCTTCACCACGCCCAGTCGCCGGGCCTTTCTCAACATCACGCCCCAGGTACTGCAGGCGCTGGCCGCCAGCGGGATCCGCGAGGGCCTGTTGCTGGTCAACGCCATGCACATCACGGCCAGCGTGTTCATCAACGACGACGAGCCCGGCCTGCACCAGGACTACGAGCGCTGGCTGGAGCAGCTGGCCCCGCACGAACCGGTCGGGCGTTACGCGCACAACCGGACGGGCGAGGACAACGGCGACGCGCACCTCAAGCGCCAGGTCATGGGCCGCGAGGTGGTGGTGGCCGTGACGGGCGGACGCTTGGACTTCGGCCCCTGGGAGCAGATCTTCTACGGCGAGTTCGACGGCCGCCGGCCCAAGCGGGTCCTCATCAAGATCATCGGGGAGTGA
- a CDS encoding glycosyltransferase yields the protein MRILALTHTYPRFAGDTNGPFVRFLLDELAARGHTVRVLTAWDPDFDPAELETDTDAAGRPRARLRTYRYAPLESWHVLGYSRTIRADVKLKARMLALSPLLLAAGARALEREARDFRPDLLHAHWFLPNAFIAARAARRLGLPLVSTLHGSDVFVAEKGFPFSWMSARAVRATSRLTSCSPELRDRICALGLARERSHVIPYAADPGLLERQADPAAVAALRARLLDGAEGPLVIALGRLVWKKGFHVLLDALPPLKAEFPGLRVAIAGEGDLEGELKAQARERGLQSLVCFPGRLGREEIAPFMEAGDLFVMPSVHDQAGNVDGLPNVILEAMAARRAVVASDVAGIPLAVRHGETGLLAAPKDPRALRQALREALADPVRLSAWGEAGRRRVELELNWPAVAARYEEVFRLALAEPRPDGGRPDGRTAPQTPAAGRGVPE from the coding sequence GTGCGCATCCTGGCCCTGACGCACACCTATCCGCGCTTCGCCGGGGACACCAACGGCCCTTTCGTGCGCTTCCTGCTGGACGAGCTGGCGGCGCGCGGGCACACGGTGCGCGTGCTCACGGCCTGGGACCCGGACTTCGACCCCGCCGAGCTGGAGACGGACACCGACGCGGCCGGCCGGCCCCGGGCGCGGCTGCGGACCTACCGCTACGCGCCGCTGGAGTCCTGGCACGTGCTGGGCTACTCGCGGACCATCCGCGCGGACGTGAAGCTCAAGGCGCGCATGCTGGCCCTGAGCCCGCTGCTGCTGGCTGCCGGCGCGCGGGCGCTGGAGCGCGAGGCCCGGGACTTCCGGCCGGATCTCCTGCACGCCCACTGGTTCCTGCCCAACGCCTTCATCGCCGCCCGCGCCGCCCGGCGACTGGGACTGCCACTGGTCTCCACCCTGCACGGCAGCGACGTGTTCGTGGCCGAGAAGGGCTTTCCCTTCTCGTGGATGAGTGCCCGGGCCGTGCGCGCCACCTCGCGACTGACCTCGTGCTCGCCCGAGTTGCGGGACCGGATCTGCGCCCTGGGCCTGGCCCGGGAGCGCAGCCACGTGATTCCCTACGCGGCCGACCCGGGCCTGCTGGAGCGCCAGGCGGACCCCGCCGCCGTGGCCGCCCTGCGCGCGCGTCTGCTGGACGGCGCGGAAGGGCCGCTGGTGATCGCGCTGGGGCGGCTGGTCTGGAAGAAGGGCTTCCACGTGCTGCTGGACGCGCTGCCGCCGCTGAAGGCCGAATTCCCCGGCCTACGCGTGGCCATCGCCGGCGAGGGCGACCTGGAGGGCGAGCTCAAGGCCCAGGCCCGGGAGCGCGGTCTGCAGTCGCTGGTCTGCTTCCCCGGCCGGCTGGGCCGGGAGGAGATCGCGCCCTTCATGGAGGCGGGCGACCTGTTCGTGATGCCCAGCGTGCACGACCAGGCGGGCAATGTGGACGGGCTGCCCAACGTGATCCTCGAGGCCATGGCCGCCCGGCGGGCGGTGGTGGCCAGCGACGTGGCGGGCATTCCCCTGGCCGTGCGCCACGGCGAGACCGGCCTGTTGGCCGCGCCCAAGGACCCCCGCGCGCTGCGTCAGGCCCTGCGCGAGGCGCTGGCGGATCCCGTGCGCCTTAGCGCCTGGGGCGAGGCCGGTCGCCGGCGGGTGGAACTCGAGCTCAACTGGCCGGCGGTGGCCGCCCGCTACGAAGAGGTCTTCCGGCTGGCCCTGGCGGAGCCCCGCCCGGACGGCGGGCGGCCGGATGGACGAACAGCGCCGCAGACGCCGGCCGCGGGTCGCGGGGTGCCGGAGTGA
- a CDS encoding phosphoribosylanthranilate isomerase — MKGWIQVAGIRDAAEARLCREAGADLLGFPFRLPVHREDLSEAAAAGLIAELGLGSRAVLITYLERAEAIAELADFLGTGWVQLHGAISPAELRALRARRPQLRLIRSLVIRGGDAAGPLATLQACEPWVNAFLTDSHDPLSGADGATGRVHDWSVSRQLRAATTRPLILAGGLRPANVAAAIRAVGPAAVDAHTGLEDASGAKDPARLAAFVAAARRAFRKQDEPSGSAN; from the coding sequence ATGAAAGGCTGGATCCAAGTGGCCGGGATCCGCGACGCGGCGGAGGCGCGCCTCTGCCGGGAGGCGGGGGCGGACCTGCTGGGCTTCCCCTTTCGCCTGCCCGTGCACCGCGAGGACCTGAGCGAGGCCGCGGCGGCCGGCCTGATCGCCGAGCTGGGGCTGGGTTCGCGCGCCGTGCTGATCACCTACCTGGAGCGCGCGGAGGCCATCGCCGAACTGGCGGATTTCCTCGGCACCGGCTGGGTCCAGCTGCACGGGGCCATTTCCCCAGCGGAGTTGCGCGCCCTGCGCGCCCGGCGCCCGCAGCTGCGGCTGATCCGCAGCCTGGTGATCCGCGGCGGCGACGCCGCCGGGCCGCTGGCGACCCTGCAGGCCTGCGAGCCCTGGGTGAACGCCTTCCTCACGGACAGCCACGATCCGCTGAGCGGCGCGGACGGCGCCACGGGCCGCGTGCACGACTGGAGCGTGAGCCGCCAGCTGCGCGCGGCCACCACTCGACCCCTGATCCTGGCGGGCGGCCTGCGCCCCGCCAACGTGGCCGCGGCCATTCGGGCGGTGGGGCCGGCGGCCGTGGACGCCCACACGGGGTTGGAGGACGCGAGCGGTGCCAAGGATCCGGCGCGACTGGCCGCCTTTGTCGCCGCGGCCCGCCGGGCCTTCCGCAAGCAGGACGAACCATCGGGATCGGCGAACTGA
- a CDS encoding SufE family protein: MPYLGRVKQGSAMDERQRLIVEEFQGLASWEERYERLIRLGGALPALPAEQRTEAFKVRGCQSQVWLHARLEEGRVRLAADSDALIVKGLVALLLRVYDDRTPAEILATPPDFVAALGMREHLSPTRSNGLAAMLKQIRLYATALQFSQGAGA; encoded by the coding sequence ATGCCTTATCTTGGCCGCGTCAAGCAGGGGAGCGCCATGGACGAGCGGCAGCGACTCATCGTCGAAGAATTTCAGGGCCTGGCGAGCTGGGAGGAGCGCTACGAACGGCTCATCCGGCTGGGCGGCGCCCTGCCCGCCCTGCCCGCCGAGCAGCGCACGGAGGCCTTCAAGGTCCGGGGCTGCCAGTCCCAGGTCTGGCTGCACGCCCGGCTGGAGGAGGGGCGCGTGCGGCTGGCGGCGGACAGCGACGCGCTGATTGTCAAGGGCCTGGTGGCGCTGCTGCTGCGGGTCTACGACGACCGCACGCCGGCGGAGATCCTGGCCACGCCGCCGGACTTCGTGGCGGCGCTGGGCATGCGCGAGCACCTTTCGCCCACCCGCTCCAACGGCCTGGCGGCCATGCTCAAGCAGATCCGCCTCTACGCCACGGCGCTGCAATTCAGCCAGGGGGCCGGAGCATGA
- a CDS encoding M55 family metallopeptidase, producing the protein MRVYLSVDIEGVTGAQHWDETELGKEGYARLRDRMAQEAVTVARAALAAGAREVFVQDAHDTGRNLRPEEFPRGCRLIRGWSGDPRGMVQELDPSFAALLVVGWHSAAGSGGAPLCHSMSTRFTGLRLNGRPASELTLATLAAAELGVPLALASGDLALCEEARAWLPGLRTVPTQEGRGDSVLCQDAERVLEQLALQTAAALEDLDHARLPELSPSYVLELDYRSISDARRNSYYPGMEQTGPLSLRLACPTLREVGRALGFVG; encoded by the coding sequence ATGAGAGTCTACCTCAGCGTGGACATCGAGGGCGTGACCGGCGCCCAGCACTGGGACGAGACGGAACTGGGCAAGGAGGGCTACGCGCGCCTGCGCGACCGGATGGCCCAGGAGGCCGTCACGGTGGCCCGGGCGGCCCTGGCGGCGGGCGCGCGCGAAGTCTTCGTGCAGGACGCCCACGACACCGGCCGCAACTTGCGTCCGGAGGAGTTCCCCCGCGGCTGCCGGCTGATCCGCGGCTGGAGCGGGGATCCGCGCGGCATGGTGCAGGAGCTGGATCCCTCCTTCGCCGCCCTGCTTGTGGTGGGATGGCACAGTGCCGCGGGCTCCGGAGGCGCGCCGCTCTGCCACAGCATGTCGACGCGTTTCACGGGCCTCAGGCTCAACGGCCGCCCGGCCTCGGAACTGACCCTGGCCACGCTGGCGGCGGCCGAGCTGGGCGTGCCGCTGGCGCTGGCCTCCGGCGATCTGGCGCTCTGCGAGGAGGCCCGAGCCTGGCTGCCCGGCCTGCGCACGGTGCCCACCCAGGAGGGGCGCGGCGACTCGGTGCTCTGCCAGGACGCGGAGCGGGTGCTGGAGCAGCTGGCCCTGCAGACCGCGGCCGCGCTGGAAGACCTGGACCACGCCCGATTGCCTGAGTTGTCGCCGTCCTACGTGTTGGAGCTGGACTATCGCTCAATCTCCGACGCCCGGCGCAACTCCTACTACCCGGGCATGGAGCAGACCGGCCCGCTGAGCCTGCGGCTGGCCTGCCCCACGCTGCGCGAGGTGGGCCGCGCCCTGGGCTTCGTGGGTTGA
- a CDS encoding co-chaperone GroES family protein, whose translation MSQLEHLRIIGDRVLILPDAGQQRSGAGLYLPPSVSEKDSVQGGTVVAVGPGTPMPDPESADEPWRAEIRRPRHLPLEVEVGDYALYLKKAAIELSYRNRRYLIVPLAGILLVERDENRIPLDELLGE comes from the coding sequence ATGTCTCAGCTGGAACACCTGCGGATCATCGGCGATCGCGTCCTGATCCTGCCCGACGCCGGCCAGCAACGCTCGGGGGCCGGGCTCTACTTGCCACCCAGCGTCAGCGAGAAGGACAGCGTGCAGGGCGGCACGGTGGTGGCCGTGGGGCCGGGCACACCCATGCCCGACCCGGAGAGCGCCGACGAACCCTGGCGGGCCGAAATCCGCCGGCCGCGCCATCTGCCGCTGGAGGTGGAGGTGGGGGACTACGCGCTCTACCTGAAGAAGGCGGCCATCGAACTCAGCTACCGCAACCGGCGCTATCTGATCGTGCCCCTGGCGGGCATCCTGCTGGTGGAGCGCGACGAGAACCGCATCCCGCTGGACGAGCTGCTCGGGGAGTGA
- a CDS encoding M23 family metallopeptidase, with amino-acid sequence MKLLLRPFRVAVLAALTGLTALWPHTAHEPPPPIPDWLPVAREDVRPGDTLESLVRRFSLPAELVPRMAEACRGVVDLRQIRPGDPVLLVRRSVGDTLRLVHYSNPEQCLVLTLPLAQRGDSLHELAGECVARVERLQASTRRVERRGRVDATLYDAMVGAGGSPQLALSFTDIFQWDVDFLTDIHGDESFWLVVEERRLARPYLGDSVTVEGRILAASFQTAGPSGRLIQALWHGGCGQPGYYDSQGRSFQKQFLKSPLNYRRISSQFGMRSHPVLRRVRMHTGIDYSAPHGTPVVAAAAGVVTAAGWERGYGKVVRVRHDRKRSTVYGHLSSFAEGVRKGARVDQNQLIGRVGATGLATGPHLHYEYLENGRSLDPGRAISEPGKPVPSGCLDEYLAAFRKWFP; translated from the coding sequence GTGAAGCTGCTGCTCCGGCCCTTCCGCGTCGCCGTGCTCGCCGCCCTGACCGGGCTGACGGCCCTCTGGCCGCACACGGCCCATGAACCGCCCCCGCCCATCCCCGACTGGCTGCCCGTGGCCCGGGAGGACGTGCGTCCGGGCGACACGCTGGAGAGCCTGGTCCGGCGCTTCAGCCTGCCCGCCGAGTTGGTGCCGCGGATGGCCGAGGCCTGCCGGGGCGTGGTGGACCTGCGCCAGATCCGCCCCGGCGATCCTGTCCTGCTGGTGCGGCGCAGCGTGGGCGACACCCTGCGCCTGGTGCACTATTCCAACCCCGAGCAGTGCCTGGTGTTGACCCTGCCGCTGGCCCAGCGCGGGGATTCCCTGCACGAACTGGCCGGGGAGTGCGTGGCCCGGGTGGAGCGCCTGCAGGCCAGCACGCGTCGGGTGGAGCGCCGCGGACGGGTGGACGCCACGCTCTACGACGCCATGGTGGGCGCGGGCGGGAGTCCCCAGCTGGCGCTCTCTTTCACCGACATCTTCCAGTGGGACGTGGACTTCCTGACGGACATCCACGGCGACGAAAGCTTCTGGCTGGTGGTGGAGGAGCGCCGGCTGGCGCGTCCCTATCTCGGGGACAGCGTGACGGTGGAGGGGCGGATCCTGGCGGCCAGTTTCCAGACCGCGGGCCCGTCGGGCCGGTTGATCCAGGCTCTCTGGCACGGGGGCTGCGGCCAGCCCGGCTACTACGACAGCCAGGGCCGAAGCTTCCAGAAGCAGTTCCTCAAGAGCCCGCTCAACTACCGGCGGATCAGCAGCCAGTTCGGGATGCGCAGCCACCCCGTCCTGCGCCGCGTGCGCATGCACACGGGCATCGACTACAGCGCGCCCCACGGCACGCCCGTGGTGGCCGCGGCGGCGGGCGTGGTCACCGCGGCGGGCTGGGAACGCGGCTACGGCAAGGTGGTGCGCGTCCGCCACGACCGGAAGCGCAGCACGGTCTACGGCCACCTGTCCAGCTTCGCCGAAGGCGTGCGCAAGGGCGCGCGCGTGGACCAGAACCAGCTCATCGGCCGGGTGGGCGCCACGGGTCTGGCCACGGGGCCCCATCTGCACTACGAGTACCTGGAGAACGGCCGCAGCCTGGATCCCGGACGGGCGATCAGCGAGCCGGGGAAACCCGTGCCGTCGGGCTGTCTGGACGAGTATCTGGCGGCTTTCCGGAAGTGGTTCCCCTGA
- a CDS encoding glycosyltransferase family 4 protein, with amino-acid sequence MKLCLIQQHPVDEQRIPAAILRWVILHDRLRRRGHEVLSIGPNTRWRFETRVFRGATQYLVPGPGTGLKSLDMLAFALLLVPTILRVRRCERPDAWFVDELFVAFGLLALRLRHPREAVLYDVMGVHYHQVRKHNKSPWRHLPLAWTYGLLEHLTLWASTLVSTVNDAHRELLEGWTRRPVRVVRDAAEFEGSEPVRLPAKAPEEIWLTFVGKISNRRLDDLYQILPGLLAEEPRLRFVVLGNGPFFKRYVDWTARLSLADRVHFADFVPHAQLPAWLRQSDITYSDDWSDIGFPMKVFEYMALERAILVEDTPAVREVMRDGENCLLYHGLDGLHAGILRLARDPELRARLGRTAGEEARRLHGWESRLDQFEALFHEARQRAGGPR; translated from the coding sequence GTGAAACTCTGCCTGATCCAGCAGCACCCCGTCGACGAGCAGCGCATCCCGGCCGCCATCCTGCGCTGGGTGATCCTCCACGACCGCCTGCGCCGGCGCGGCCACGAGGTGCTGAGCATTGGCCCCAACACGCGCTGGCGCTTCGAGACGCGGGTTTTCCGCGGAGCCACCCAGTACCTGGTGCCCGGGCCGGGGACCGGCCTCAAGTCGCTGGACATGCTGGCCTTCGCCCTGCTGCTGGTGCCGACCATCCTGCGCGTGCGGCGCTGCGAGCGGCCCGACGCCTGGTTCGTGGACGAGTTGTTCGTGGCCTTCGGCCTGCTGGCCCTGCGCCTGCGGCACCCGCGCGAGGCCGTGCTCTACGACGTGATGGGCGTCCACTACCACCAGGTGCGCAAGCACAACAAGAGCCCCTGGCGCCACCTGCCGCTGGCCTGGACCTACGGGCTGCTCGAGCATCTCACGCTCTGGGCCAGCACGCTGGTCAGCACGGTCAACGACGCCCACCGCGAGCTGCTGGAGGGTTGGACGCGCCGTCCCGTGCGCGTGGTGCGCGACGCCGCGGAATTCGAGGGCTCGGAGCCGGTGCGGCTGCCGGCCAAGGCGCCGGAGGAGATCTGGCTGACCTTCGTGGGCAAGATCTCCAATCGCCGCTTGGACGATCTCTACCAGATTCTGCCCGGACTGCTGGCCGAGGAGCCGCGCCTGCGCTTCGTGGTGCTGGGGAACGGACCGTTTTTCAAGCGCTACGTGGACTGGACCGCCAGGCTCAGCCTGGCGGACCGGGTCCACTTCGCCGACTTCGTCCCCCACGCCCAGCTGCCCGCCTGGCTGCGCCAAAGCGACATCACCTACAGCGACGACTGGTCGGACATCGGCTTCCCCATGAAGGTCTTCGAGTACATGGCCCTGGAGCGCGCCATCCTGGTGGAGGACACACCCGCCGTGCGCGAAGTGATGCGCGACGGCGAGAACTGCCTGCTCTACCACGGGCTGGACGGACTGCACGCGGGCATCCTGCGCCTGGCCCGCGACCCGGAGCTGCGCGCGCGCCTGGGCCGCACGGCCGGCGAGGAGGCCCGTCGTCTCCACGGCTGGGAGAGTCGGCTGGACCAGTTCGAGGCCTTGTTCCACGAGGCCCGCCAGCGGGCCGGCGGCCCGCGGTGA